From one Trifolium pratense cultivar HEN17-A07 linkage group LG1, ARS_RC_1.1, whole genome shotgun sequence genomic stretch:
- the LOC123897449 gene encoding uncharacterized protein LOC123897449 → MASSFDRWEKDPFFNAAEEVQESADRMESTYRTWLHATKDSSSMWNPNELRRDLLTTLGTAKWQLEEFEREVKSSYSKNLGNDARRTRHQDFITAIDEKIKKVEHSLNESSPSDGKESKPWVCLDEEEKDELAFFLSGMPLAAESNNPKLCDKNSVSPGVGEEKEVSRGIRRVASASADISSWKISVSDDPQQLSSSSGSSGAMHKVPSLSGFFSSVESISKLKWPKNGYGYRKLKTVEHHKETDSAQIPMAELNRGTNAFYERSKSSHDSSDEWYDKQLYGWCGAIQRQLQRSQYQIQYSRLARVTVSIFFLLCLIVLISFHTM, encoded by the exons ATGGCGTCAAGTTTTGATCGGTGGGAAAAAGATCCATTCTTTAACGCTGCCGAAGAAGTTCAGGAATCTGCAGATAG GATGGAATCGACATATAGGACATGGTTACATGCCACCAAAGATAGTTCTAGCATGTGGAACCCTAATGAACTCCGAAGAGATTTACTTACTACCCTTGGTACTGCTAAATGGCag TTGGAGGAATTTGAACGCGAAGTTAAGTCAAGTTATAGCAAAAACCTAGGTAATGATGCAAGAAGAACTAGGCACCAAGATTTTATCACAGCTATTgatgaaaagataaaaaaagttGAGCATTCGTTAAATGAATCGAGTCCTTCGGATGGCAAGGAATCTAAGCCATGGGTGTGTTTGgacgaagaagaaaaagatgagCTCGCTTTCTTTCTTTCAGGAATGCCACTAGCAGCTGAAAGCAACAATCCAAAATTATGTGATAAGAATTCAGTTTCACCTGGTGTTGGTGAAGAAAAGGAGGTATCACGTGGGATTCGTAGGGTAGCTAGTGCTAGTGCTGATATTAGTAGTTGGAAAATTTCAGTTTCCGATGATCCGCAGCAGTTGAGTTCCTCCAGTGGTTCGTCTGGTGCAATGCATAAGGTGCCTAGTTTATCAGGATTTTTTAGTTCCGTGGAATCTATCTCCAAATTGAAGTGGCCTAAGAATGGTTATGGTTATAGAAAACTGAAAACAGTGGAGCATCATAAAGAAACTGATAGTGCACAAATTCCAATGGCTGAATTGAATAGA GGCACCAATGCATTCTATGAAAGAAGTAAAAGTAGCCATGATAGTTCCGACGAATGGTATGACAAGCAACTCTATGGATGGTGTGGTGCTATTCAGAGACAGCTTCAAAGATCTCAATACCAAATACAATACAGTCGGCTTGCTCGAGTa